In one window of Bos javanicus breed banteng chromosome 24, ARS-OSU_banteng_1.0, whole genome shotgun sequence DNA:
- the MBD1 gene encoding methyl-CpG-binding domain protein 1 isoform X47 — protein sequence MAEDWLDCPALGPGWKRREVFRKSGATCGRSDTYYQSPTGDRIRSKVELTRYLGPACDLTLFDFKQGVLCYPSPKAQSLAITSRKRKKPSKPAKARKCQVGPQKSEVRKEAPRDDTKADTDTVPASLPAPGCCENCGISFSGDGTRRQRLKTLCKDCRAQRIAFNREQRMFKRVGCGECTACQVKEDCGACSTCLLQLPHDVASGLFCKCERRRCLRIVERSRGCGVCRGCQTREDCGRCRVCLRPPRPGLRRQWKCVQRRCLRGKHGRRRGGCDSKVVPRRRPPRAQSPPPPPPPQPPESPELHPRALAPSPPAEFIYYCVDEDELQPYTNRRQNRKCGTCAACLRRMDCGHCDFCCDKPKFGGSNQKRQKCRWRQCLQFAMKRLLPSVWAGSEDGASPPPAHPRRKRPGSTRRPHLGQTLKPPLATPAAQPDRAQTPVKEEAGSGFVLPPPGTDLVFLREGASSPVQVPGPAPASTETRLQAVDPGLPAVKQEPPDPEEDKDDNKADSTSDLPPEEEAGGAGTPVITEIFSLGGTRLRDTAVWLPRSKDLKKPGGRKQ from the exons ATGGCTGAGGACTGGCTGGACtgcccagccctgggccctgGCTGGAAGCGCCGTGAGGTTTTTCGCAAGTCAGGTGCCACCTGTGGACGCTCAGACACCTACTACCAGAG CCCCACAGGAGACAGGATCCGAAGCAAAGTTGAGCTGACCCGATACCTGGGCCCTGCATGTGATCTCACCCTCTTCGACTTCAAACAAGGCGTCCTCTGCTATCCATCCCCCAAG GCCCAATCCTTGGCCATCACCAGCAGGAAGCGGAAGAAGCCTTCGAAGCCAGCCAAGGCTCGGAAGTGTCAGGTTGGACCTCAGAAGAGTGAGGTCAGGAAGGAGGCACCAAGGGATGACACCAAGGCTGACACTGACACAGTCCCAGCTTCGCTTCCTGCCCCTGG GTGCTGTGAGAACTGTGGAATCAGCTTTTCAGGAGATGGTACCCGAAGGCAGCGGCTCAAGACTTTGTGCAAGGACTGCCGAG CACAGAGGATCGCTTTCAATCGGGAGCAGAGGATGTTTAAG CGTGTGGGCTGCGGGGAGTGCACGGCCTGCCAGGTAAAGGAAGACTGTGGGGCCTGCTCCACCTGCCTCCTGCAGTTGCCCCATGATGTGGCCTCGGGGCTGTTCTGCAAGTGTGAGCGAAGACGGTGCCTCCGCATTGTGGAAAGG AGCCGAGGGTGTGGAGTGTGCCGGGGCTGTCAGACCCGAGAGGACTGTGGCCGCTGTCGAGTCTGCCTTCGCCCTCCGCGCCCCGGTCTCCGGCGCCAGTGGAAGTGCGTCCAGCGGCGCTGCCTCCGG GGTAAACACGGCCGCCGCAGGGGAGGCTGCGACTCCAAGGTGGTGCCCCGGCGGCGTCCACCCCGAGCCCAGTCACCGCCTCCACCTCCCCCACCGCAGCCTCCAGAGTCTCCGGAGCTG CACCCCAGAGCCCTGGCCCCCTCGCCACCTGCTGAATTCATCTATTACTGTGTAGACGAGGACGAGCTA CAGCCTTACACAAACCGTCGGCAGAACCGCAAGTGTGGGACCTGTGCAGCCTGCCTGCGGCGGATGGACTGTGGCCACTGCGACTTCTGCTGTGACAAGCCCAAGTTTGGGGGCAGCAACCAGAAGCGCCAGAAGTGTCGCTGGCGCCAGTGCCTGCAGTTTGCTATG AAGCGGCTGCTGCCAAGTGTCTGGGCAGGGTCCGAAGATGGGGCATCGCCGCCCCCAGCTCACCCTCGTCGAAAGAGGCCTGGCTCTACTCGAAGGCCCCATCTGGGTCAGACCCTGAAGCCTCCCTTGGCCACACCCGCAGCTCAACCAGACCGAGCCCAGACTCCAGTGAAGGAGGAAGCAGGCAGTGGCTTTGTGCTGCCCCCACCTGGCACTGACCTTGTGTTCTTACGGGAGGGTGCAAGCAGTCCCGTGCAGGTGCCTGGCCCAGCCCCGGCTTCCACAGAAACTCGGTTGCAG GCAGTAGACCCAGGCCTGCCAGCAGTGAAGCAAGAGCCACCTGACCCTGAGGAGGACAAGGACGACAACAAGGCTGACTCCACCTCTGACTTGCCcccagaggaggaggcaggaggggctggCACGCCCGTG ATCACGGAGATTTTCAGCCTGGGTGGAACCCGCCTCCGGGACACAGCAGTCTGGTTGCCAAG GTCCAAGGACCTTAAAAAACCTGGAGGTAGAAAGCAGTAG